The Candidatus Sysuiplasma jiujiangense genome includes the window GTTGTTTGAAATGCGAAGCGGATGGCGTTTACTTCGTATCCTGCAAAAGTATCCAGTCAGACATGCCTATCGGCAACATAAAAAGGATCGGAGATACTGGGCATCCAAATAACGTTTAAATGCCAGTAATTAATGACGGACGGGAACTTTGTACGGAGTTGAGAGGTGATTTTTCGCTTAAGATTAAGAACGCGATAATCAGCGTTCATGATAAACAAGGTTTAAAGGAGTTTTCAGCTCTATTGAATAAATTTGGCGCCCGGCTGTTTGCTACCGACGGGACTGCTGACTTCCTGGAAAAAGCCGGCATAACTGTAAAGAGGGTTTCATCAATAACGGGGTTTACCTCTCTTCTTGAAGGACGGGTAAAGACACTTCATCCCGCCATATTTGCAGCCATACTTTCCAGACCTGAAAGGAGGGAGGATGAAGAGCAGCTTGACAGTCTGGGTGTCCCTCATTTCGACATGGTGGTATCCAATCTCTATCCCTTTGAGGATCTTATAGCATCTGGAGAAAAAGGTCTGGATAAACTGCTGGAGAACATAGATATTGGCGGCATTTCTCTGACAAGGGCAGCAGCAAAGAATTATTCTCACGTGGCAGTGGTTTCGGACATAAAACAGTATAAGGCAGTGGCGGAGGAAATGGAAAAATTCGGTGGTGCTGTTTCCGAAACAATGCTCGAAAAACTCTGCGTGCAGGCGTTTCAGAGTGTTTCATTCTATGACGGTTTGATTTCCACCGTACTGGGGGATCGCTTTAAATCCAGTCCTTTTCCTGATCGCCTGATAATGATAGGAAGGAAGAAATCAGACCTCAAATACGGCGAGAATCCGTACCAGAGGGCAGCGTCGTATTTTGTTCCGTTTATCGGGAGTTCCGTTCTCAACGCTGCTGTAGACTCAGGCAAAAGTCTCTCTTACAACAACCTTCTGGACATCAGTAATGCCGTTGACTTGTTACGCGACTTCACCGAACCGAGCTGTGTAGTCGTAAAACATGCAAATCCGTGCGGTGTTGCAACGGCCGGCAGTGCCGAGCATGCACTCAGGGCCGCGTATGACGCTGACTCCCTGTCTGCATATGGCTCTGTGATTGGTCTGAACAAACCGATCGGCAGAGAGTCCGCGGAATATCTGTCAAACAAATTTGTTGAAGTCATTCTGGCTCCTGACTATGATGAAGATGCACTGGCAGTGCTCCGCCGTAAGAAGAGACTCAGGATCCTTACATTTCCGGGTATAGGCGGATATACAGATAAACCAGAAAAGGATGTGCGAAGGATCTCCGGGGGCTTCCTCGTCCAGGAAGTCGCTGCTCCCGACATCAGGCTGGAAAATTTAAAAGTGGTTACGGAAACGAAACCAACTCCCCAAGACATAGATTCGATGATTTTCGCTAACAGGGTTGTAAGGCACCTCTGGTCAAATGCAATAGTCCTTGCGGACGGAACGGTAACCGTTGGAATGGGAACCGGCCAGAGCAGCAGGGTCGATGCCGTAAAACTTGCAATAATGAAGAGCAGGGGAAAGGCCAGAGGCAGTGTCCTCGCATCGGACGCATTTTTCCCGTTCAGGGACGGTATAGACGAAGCTGCAAACGGAGGAATACGGGCGATTATCCAGCCCGGTGGTTCCATACGTGATGATGAGGTCATTTCTGCCGCAGACGAACATCACATAGCCATGGTTTTTACCGGAATAAGGCTCTTCAGACATTGAGTTGTGAAAATGAGTCCACCCAGAATAATTGACGGAAGAAGAATTGCGGCATCAATCAATTCTGAAACGCGGGAAAAACTGAAAAACGCCAGGTCTGAAAGAAGACCTGCCATTCTTTCAATCACCATAGGTTCGGATCCGTCATCTGAAAGTTACCTGAGACAGAAGCAAAGGGCAGCAAACTCACTTGGCATAGAGCTGAAACTGAAACAGTTTTCCAGGAGTGCGTCCGAGGATGAAATTATTGAGTTCGCGGACATGGCATCAGAAGATGGCGCGATAGATGCCATAATGCTTCATTCACCGGTCCCCCCAGGGTTTGATGCCGACAGAATAGCAGCTCATATTTCACCGTCAAAAGATGTGGACTGCATGTCTATGCACAGCCGTGGCCTGCTGTATTCAGGAAAACCTCTATATTCGCCTGCCACGGCGGAGGCAGTGGTCGAGACACTGCGCAGAGAAAATGTGCAGATTTCCGGCAAACATGTAGTCATCATAGGAAGGAGCCTGGTTGTGGGAAAACCACTTGCATCTCTCCTCCTCGTTAACGGGGAGAGGGGCGATGCAACAGTTACCGTCTGTCATTCAAAGACAGCTGAATTGCCATCCATAACGGTAACTGCAGACATTCTGGTGGCGGCAATAGGAAAAGCCCATTTTGTAACAGGAGAAATGGTAAGAAAAGGAACAGTGGTTATCGATGTCGGGATCAATGCTTCCAGAACA containing:
- the purH gene encoding bifunctional phosphoribosylaminoimidazolecarboxamide formyltransferase/IMP cyclohydrolase; this translates as MRGDFSLKIKNAIISVHDKQGLKEFSALLNKFGARLFATDGTADFLEKAGITVKRVSSITGFTSLLEGRVKTLHPAIFAAILSRPERREDEEQLDSLGVPHFDMVVSNLYPFEDLIASGEKGLDKLLENIDIGGISLTRAAAKNYSHVAVVSDIKQYKAVAEEMEKFGGAVSETMLEKLCVQAFQSVSFYDGLISTVLGDRFKSSPFPDRLIMIGRKKSDLKYGENPYQRAASYFVPFIGSSVLNAAVDSGKSLSYNNLLDISNAVDLLRDFTEPSCVVVKHANPCGVATAGSAEHALRAAYDADSLSAYGSVIGLNKPIGRESAEYLSNKFVEVILAPDYDEDALAVLRRKKRLRILTFPGIGGYTDKPEKDVRRISGGFLVQEVAAPDIRLENLKVVTETKPTPQDIDSMIFANRVVRHLWSNAIVLADGTVTVGMGTGQSSRVDAVKLAIMKSRGKARGSVLASDAFFPFRDGIDEAANGGIRAIIQPGGSIRDDEVISAADEHHIAMVFTGIRLFRH
- a CDS encoding bifunctional 5,10-methylenetetrahydrofolate dehydrogenase/5,10-methenyltetrahydrofolate cyclohydrolase → MSPPRIIDGRRIAASINSETREKLKNARSERRPAILSITIGSDPSSESYLRQKQRAANSLGIELKLKQFSRSASEDEIIEFADMASEDGAIDAIMLHSPVPPGFDADRIAAHISPSKDVDCMSMHSRGLLYSGKPLYSPATAEAVVETLRRENVQISGKHVVIIGRSLVVGKPLASLLLVNGERGDATVTVCHSKTAELPSITVTADILVAAIGKAHFVTGEMVRKGTVVIDVGINASRTVNGLFSGGITGDVDFASVSQVAAALTPVPGGVGPVTTAILMRNVVKSWTRRIIAGTNHPG